TTTGGCCGCGCACGGCTGGCCTTTGATTATCTGCGGCCGCCGCCGGGAACGTCTCGACGCGCTGGCCACCGAACTGGCGCCCCTAACCCCGGTACTGGCGTTGGAGCTGGATGTCCGCGACGCCGCGGCGGTCAAGCGCGCTATCGACGAGTTGCCCGCGCAGTTTGTCGGCATTCAGCTGCTGGTCAACAACGCCGGGCTGGCACTGGCCCCAGGTCCCGCACAAACGGTGGCGCTGAGTGACTGGCATACCATGATCGATACCAATATCACTGGGCTGGTCAACGTCACCCACGCGCTGCTACCGCGTTTGATAGCCTGGGGAGCGGGGGCGAGCATCATCAACATTGGCTCGACCGCGTCTGGCAATCCCTATCCTGGCAGTCACGTCTACGGCGCCAGCAAGGCTTTCGTCCAGCAGTTTTCCTTCAATCTGCGCTGTGATCTGCAGGGCACCGGTGTGCGGGTGACCGACCTGTCTCCCGGCATTGCTGAAACCGAGTTCAGCCTGGTACGCAACGCCGGCAACGAGGGCGCGGCGGAGGCGGTCTACCGCAATACCACCCCGCTCACTGCTGACGACGTCGCCGAGCAGGTCGCGTATATCGCTGCATTGCCTGCACACATGAATATCAATCGCATGGAAGTGGTGCCGGTATGCCAGGCCTGGGGGCCTTACGCAATACACCGGGAGATGAGCGCCTGAAGTGAATGTCGCTCAGGCCCCGACTCAAGATGGGCTTCCCATGTTCAATCAAAGTGCATGACGGCAACAAACCGCTGCAATCCGGTGCAGGAATTTACTGACCAAATGATCAGGAAATAGAAAACAGGCGCTCTTGGCCATATGGCACGGTGCTTGCTCTATACGAAATATTGATTAACTGGTCAGAAAATTACAACCATCTGGAGTAAGCCTCATGCGTTATAGAAAAAAGCCGGCGGCTGCCGCCAACAAGAGTACCCTCTCGGCCGTCGCTGGCCTGCTGCTGGCCGGCATCGCTGCCGCCCCTTCGGCAAGTGCCCAGGAACTTGATCGCGTCACCTTTGGCACCAACTGGTATGCCCAGGCCGAACATGGCGGTTTTTACCAGGCTCAGGCCACCGGGATTTATGAAAAGTACGGTCTGAACGTATCCATCCAGATGGGCGGCCCGCAGGTTAACGGCATGCAGTTGCTGGTGGCCGGGCGTCGTGATTTCTCCATGGGCTACCCCATCGGCAACATCAAGGCGCGCGAAGAAGGCCTGCCGGTCAAGACCGTCGCTGCTTCGTTTCAGGGCGACCCGCAAGCGCTGATCGCTCACCCGAACGTCACCTCCATCGAGCAGATCAAGGAAGAGAACCTGCCGGTTTATATTGCGTCCTTTGCCCATACCACTTTCTGGCCCTGGCTGAAGGCCGAATACGGCTTTACTGACGATATGACCCGCCCGTACACCTTCAGTGTTGCGCCGTTCATGGCCGACCCCAAGATCGTCCAGCAGGGTTACCTGTCATCCGAGCCCTACGCCATCAAGCAGGGCGGTATCGAGCCCTCGGTGTTCCTGCTGGCTGATTACGGCTATCCGGCCTACGCCACCACGATCGAAACCACTGACAAGATGATCGAGGAAAACCCCGATCTGGTGCGCCGCTTTGTGCAGGCGAGCATGGAAGGCTGGGCCAGCTACCTTGCTGATCCGGCACCGGGTAATGAACTGATCAAGAAAGAAAATCCGCAGATGACCGATGAGCAGATCGCCTACGGCATCGAGAAGATGAAGGAGCACGGCCTGGTCACCGGTGGTGATGCCGAGACCGGCGGTATTGGCGTGATGACTGATGAACGCTGGAAGGCTCTGCACGATTTCATGCTCAAAGCTGAGCTGATCTCTTCCGACCTGGATATCCATGATGCTTACACCCTGGAATTCCTGCCTGAAGAGCCGGTGCTCCAGTAACGGCCACGCTCAATCCTTCCTGTCTTCAGCCTGAGTCTATCTATCGAGTGGGTGAGCCTGCGCCAGCAGGTCACCCCAGGAGCCACAGCATGAATGTTTCACCCATCACACCGGGTAACTCCGCTACGACGCCGGACCCGGCCTCCAGCACGCCAGCCGATGCTACCCAGACGAGCCGCCCGGTACTGCAGGTCAGCGACGTCAACAAGATTTACGCCAACGGCACCGTGGCGCTCAAGGGCGCTGACCTGACCGTGCGGCAGGGCGAGTTTGTCAGCCTGCTTGGGCCTTCTGGCTGCGGCAAAAGCACTTTGCTGCGGATCATGGCCGGGCTCGGCGATGTAACCAGCGGCACGGTGAACTGGTGGGAGCATGACTACAACGTGATCGGCGACAAGGGTCGCAAGCTGGCATTCGTGTTCCAGAACGCCACGCTGATGCCCTGGGCACGGGTGCGCAAGAATGTGCGCCTGCCACTGGACCTGGAGGGTGACGCCAGTACCGACATTGAAGGCCGCATCGACCGCGCTCTCGAAATGGTCGGCCTCACCGGTTTTGACAATGCCTTCCCGCGCGAGCTGTCTGGCGGCATGCAGATGCGTGCCTCCATCGCCCGCGCGATGATCACCGAGCCCAACCTGCTGCTGATGGACGAGCCCTTCGGCGCACTCGACGAGATGACCCGCAACAAGCTCAACGACGACGTTCTCAAGCTCTGGCAAAAGAACGGCTGGACCATCGTCTTTGTCACCCACAGCGTGTACGAGGCCGTGTACCTGTCCAGCCGCGTAGTAGTGATGGCAGCTCGACCCGGGCGCATTGTCGAGGATATCCGTATCGACGAACCCTATCCGCGCAGTGCTGATTTTCGCGTGTCGTCCGAATTCGCCGGCTATTGCCGCCAGGTTTCCAAGGCACTCGAGCGTGCTAGCGCCATGGGCGCTTCAGCGTCACAGGAGGCTCACTGATGAGCACGCCACTGATTCAGAACGAGAACTTCGTCAAGATCGCCGCGCCTCTGGCCGTGGGCCTGCTCTTTCTGCTGCTCTGGGAAGCGGCCGTGGTCGCCATGGAAGTGCCGCGCTATATTCTCCCAGGCCCTTCGGCCATCTTCGATTCGCTGGTTACCGATTGGCGTGTACTGCTGGCGGCACTGATGATCACGCTGAAAGTCACCTTCATGGCCTTTGCCATCTCCGTGATACTCGGCGTGGCCGCATCGCTGCTGTTCGTGCAGAGCAAATGGATCGAGTTGAGCCTGTTCCCGTACGCAGTACTGATGCAGGTAACACCGGTGGTGGCCATCGCGCCGCTGATCATTATCTGGATTGACGACACCACCTGGGCGCTGACCGTGTGCGCGGTGATCATCGCCATCTTCCCGATCATCTCCAACACCACTCTGGGCCTGCGCAGCGTGGATCCGAATCTGCTGAGCATGTTTCGCATGTACCGCAGCAGCCGCTGGCAGGAGCTGATTCGCCTGCGCATCCCCGGCGCACTGCCGTATTTCTTCGGCGGGCTGCGCATCAGCAGCGGCCTGGCGCTGATTGGCGCGGTGGTCGCGGAGTTTGTCGCCGGTACCGGCGGGGCCAAGGCCGGGCTGGCCTACATGATCCTGCAGTCGGGCTATAACCTGCAGATTCCACGCATGTTTGCCGCACTGGCACTGATCACCCTGACCGGCATCGCGCTGTTCGCGCTGATGGTCTGGCTATCAGACCGGGCCCTACGCAACTGGCACGAAAGCGCACTGAAAGTGGAGCATTGAGCATGCGCAAGGCCGGTCCTGGGCCAGCTAACTCGCAGTACGCCTGGGGTCTTGGCTATCTGCTGCTGGCAGCTACTGCGCTGGGCTGGGGGCTGAACTTTCCGATCCTCAAGCTGGGTCTGGAAAACAGCCCGCCGCTGCTGTTCACCAGTCTGCGCATGGCACTGGGCACGCTGACGATGTTTATTGTCGCCGCGGCCATGGGCATATTGCGCTGGCCAGCGCGGGGCGATTGGCCGGTGCTGTTCTCGGTCGGCGTGCTGCAGAACATGGCATTTATCTCGCTGGTGACCATGGGATTGCAGTATCTGCCGGCAGGCCGCGCTGCGATTCTGGCTTACACAACACCCATCTGGGTAGTACCGGCAGCGGCGCTGTTTCTGGGCGAGCGCTTTACCTTGCCCCGAGCCATCGGCGTGGGCCTGGGTATGGCCGGGCTGATGGTCATACTCAACCCGCTATCCCTGACCTGGGATAACCCTGATGTGCTGCTCGGCGCCGGATTGATCATGCTCGGTACGCTGGTCTGGACCGCCGGACTGATTCACGTTCGCCGTCACCATTGGCACGGCGAAGTGCTCTCGCTGATTCCCTGGCAACTGCTGATGTCGGTACTGGTACTCACGCCCATCGCGCTGCTGGTAGAAGACCCGAGTGAGATTATCTGGGACACCACTTTTCTCTGGCCACTGTTGTTCAGCGGCACCGTCGCCTCCGGGCTTTGTGTGGCCGCTCAGGTGGCTGCGATCAGATCCCTGCCGGCCGTCAGCCTGTCGCTCAGCTCCGCTTCGGTGCCCGCGGTGGGCCTGCTGTCCGCCGCCTGGTTTCTGGGAGAACGGCCCAGCCAGACCGATCTCATCGGCTTTGTACTGATCGCAGCGGGCATCCTCGTCGTCGGGCTGGCGGATCGTCGTCAAGCCGCTCGCACCCGGGCAGCAACTGCTGGCGAATCGGCCTCGTCCTGAGGCTGGTCGTCAGCCACCTGCGCGGCCTAGCGTCCCTCTCTGCACTTCACCCGTGCGTCAACCACCAGCCTGCACCATTTTTGCGCACGACCTTGCCTTCCGGGCCCCAGCAAAACGGCGCCTGGGCATGGCAACGTGCTTGCGGCCCCTGACTTGCAGGCTTTTTGCCCAGAGCGACGCCGGTTGCGAAAGATGGCCCACATTTTGCTCCTTCAAGTAAAAACCTGCCTAACTGGTCAGGATATTTGACCGACAGAATTACCTACCCCGGAGAGAGACACATGTTGAAGAACACGTTCAAGGTTCTGGCGATCACCCTCGCCATCGCAGGCAGCGGTCTGGCCACTGCAGCAGACAAGGTAACCTATCAGCTCGACTGGCTGCCCGGCGGTGACAAGGCGCCGGTTTACGTCGGTATCCAGCAGGGCTTTTTTGCCGATGAGGATCTGGAGGTCAGCATCGCCAGCGGTCGCGGTTCCACCGATGCCATCACCAAGATTGCCACCGGCCAGGCCGATCTGGGCAGTGCCGACATCGGCGCATTGATGGCCGCTCGCGCACAGGAAGAAGTTCCGGTCAGCGCCATCTACATGATCTTCAACCAGGCGCCGCACGCCTTCTTCATGCTCTCAAGCAGCGATATCGAAAGCATTTCCGATATCCAGGGCAAGAAGGTAGCGACGTCACCCTTCACCTCATCCAACGCATTCTTGCCGCTGGTACTTGAGGAAAACGGCATGCCAGCGGATGCGGTCACCCTGACCAAATCCGACCCCGGCGCACTGGGCCCGATGCTGATCACCGGCAATACCGATGCAATCATCGCTTGGGTTACCAACGTGGCGCTGTTCAAGGACCAGGCCGCCAGCGCTGGCAAGGATATTCGCGTACTGCCCTGGTCGGAAGCTGGCCTGTCGCTGTACAGCTCGGCAGTCGTCGCCAGCGACAAGTTTCTTGAGGAGCGCCCCGATGTAGCCAAGCGCTTTATGAAGGCTTACGCCAAGTCGCTGGAATTCACCATGAACGACCCTGAAGCCGCTGCCCAGGACCTGCATACCATGGTGCCTGAAGTGGACCCAGCCGTAGCCGTGGGCCAGATCAACGACACCAAGGTACTGGTCGACAACGAGATCAGCGAAGCCGACGGCCTGGGCACCATGACCCCAGAACGCGTCGCCAGCACATGGGAGTGGGTAGCCCGCGCCAATGAACTGAGCACCGACTCGCTGGACCCTGAAACCATCATCAACCGCGGCTTCATGCCGGAGTCGAAGTAATATGAGCCAACCCACCGAGCGCGCTTTCGTTCGGATGGATGGCGTCGGACACCGCTATGATCCGGCGCCAGACAGCCCGATGGCCGTGCGTAATATCGATCTGGAAATCCACCGTCACGAATTCGTGGCGGTGGTGGGGCCGTCCGGCTGCGGCAAGTCGACCTTGCTGCGCATGGTATCCGGCCTGCTGCTACCAAGCGAAGGTCAGGTCAGCGTCTTTGGCAAGCCGGTCAGCGGGCCGCGCGATGACGTCGGCATCGTGTTCCAGAAGCCGACCCTGCTGCCCTGGCTGAACGTGCGCAAGAATGTGCTGTTCCCGCTCAAACACAAATACGGTCGTTATGGCCGGGCAGACGAGCAGCGCGCCAACGAGCTATTGGCGATGGCCGGTCTGGACGCCTTTGCCGAGAAAATGCCCGACGAATTGTCCGGCGGCATGCAACAGCGCGTCGGCATCGTCCGCGCACTGCTGCTCAATCCGGACATCCTGTTGATGGACGAACCCTTCTCCGCACTGGATGCCATGACCCGTGAACAGATCGGCTTCGATCTGCTGAAGATCTGGGATGAGCAGCCCAAAACAGTACTCTTCATTACCCACTCGATTTCCGAGGCCGTGCTGCTCTCCGACCGGGTGCTGGTCATGAGCAAGCGCCCTGGCAGCGTGCTCGATCTGATCGACATCGACCTGCCACGGCCGCGCTCACCCGATACCATCAAACTACCCGAGTTCAGCGCGCTGACGGACCGGATCAGAAAACATATTTACGAACCGGCGGCGGCAGCCCAACCGAGTGCGGCCTGAGGTGGCTATGCGCAAGATGATGATGAATGCCTCACCCTGGCTGTTCTTTGCCGGATTGATTGTGCTCTGGGAAGTGGTTTGCCGGGTATTCGAATTGCCAGCCTACGTGCTGCCCGCGCCCAGCGCGATTGGCGCAGCCTTCTTTGAAGTGGAGATGGTCCGCTG
This genomic stretch from Halopseudomonas pelagia harbors:
- a CDS encoding ABC transporter substrate-binding protein, whose amino-acid sequence is MRYRKKPAAAANKSTLSAVAGLLLAGIAAAPSASAQELDRVTFGTNWYAQAEHGGFYQAQATGIYEKYGLNVSIQMGGPQVNGMQLLVAGRRDFSMGYPIGNIKAREEGLPVKTVAASFQGDPQALIAHPNVTSIEQIKEENLPVYIASFAHTTFWPWLKAEYGFTDDMTRPYTFSVAPFMADPKIVQQGYLSSEPYAIKQGGIEPSVFLLADYGYPAYATTIETTDKMIEENPDLVRRFVQASMEGWASYLADPAPGNELIKKENPQMTDEQIAYGIEKMKEHGLVTGGDAETGGIGVMTDERWKALHDFMLKAELISSDLDIHDAYTLEFLPEEPVLQ
- a CDS encoding ABC transporter permease, with translation MSTPLIQNENFVKIAAPLAVGLLFLLLWEAAVVAMEVPRYILPGPSAIFDSLVTDWRVLLAALMITLKVTFMAFAISVILGVAASLLFVQSKWIELSLFPYAVLMQVTPVVAIAPLIIIWIDDTTWALTVCAVIIAIFPIISNTTLGLRSVDPNLLSMFRMYRSSRWQELIRLRIPGALPYFFGGLRISSGLALIGAVVAEFVAGTGGAKAGLAYMILQSGYNLQIPRMFAALALITLTGIALFALMVWLSDRALRNWHESALKVEH
- a CDS encoding ABC transporter substrate-binding protein; the encoded protein is MLKNTFKVLAITLAIAGSGLATAADKVTYQLDWLPGGDKAPVYVGIQQGFFADEDLEVSIASGRGSTDAITKIATGQADLGSADIGALMAARAQEEVPVSAIYMIFNQAPHAFFMLSSSDIESISDIQGKKVATSPFTSSNAFLPLVLEENGMPADAVTLTKSDPGALGPMLITGNTDAIIAWVTNVALFKDQAASAGKDIRVLPWSEAGLSLYSSAVVASDKFLEERPDVAKRFMKAYAKSLEFTMNDPEAAAQDLHTMVPEVDPAVAVGQINDTKVLVDNEISEADGLGTMTPERVASTWEWVARANELSTDSLDPETIINRGFMPESK
- a CDS encoding ABC transporter ATP-binding protein, with protein sequence MNVSPITPGNSATTPDPASSTPADATQTSRPVLQVSDVNKIYANGTVALKGADLTVRQGEFVSLLGPSGCGKSTLLRIMAGLGDVTSGTVNWWEHDYNVIGDKGRKLAFVFQNATLMPWARVRKNVRLPLDLEGDASTDIEGRIDRALEMVGLTGFDNAFPRELSGGMQMRASIARAMITEPNLLLMDEPFGALDEMTRNKLNDDVLKLWQKNGWTIVFVTHSVYEAVYLSSRVVVMAARPGRIVEDIRIDEPYPRSADFRVSSEFAGYCRQVSKALERASAMGASASQEAH
- a CDS encoding DMT family transporter, giving the protein MRKAGPGPANSQYAWGLGYLLLAATALGWGLNFPILKLGLENSPPLLFTSLRMALGTLTMFIVAAAMGILRWPARGDWPVLFSVGVLQNMAFISLVTMGLQYLPAGRAAILAYTTPIWVVPAAALFLGERFTLPRAIGVGLGMAGLMVILNPLSLTWDNPDVLLGAGLIMLGTLVWTAGLIHVRRHHWHGEVLSLIPWQLLMSVLVLTPIALLVEDPSEIIWDTTFLWPLLFSGTVASGLCVAAQVAAIRSLPAVSLSLSSASVPAVGLLSAAWFLGERPSQTDLIGFVLIAAGILVVGLADRRQAARTRAATAGESASS
- a CDS encoding SDR family NAD(P)-dependent oxidoreductase, whose product is MQGVALITGASSGFGAASARHLAAHGWPLIICGRRRERLDALATELAPLTPVLALELDVRDAAAVKRAIDELPAQFVGIQLLVNNAGLALAPGPAQTVALSDWHTMIDTNITGLVNVTHALLPRLIAWGAGASIINIGSTASGNPYPGSHVYGASKAFVQQFSFNLRCDLQGTGVRVTDLSPGIAETEFSLVRNAGNEGAAEAVYRNTTPLTADDVAEQVAYIAALPAHMNINRMEVVPVCQAWGPYAIHREMSA
- a CDS encoding ABC transporter ATP-binding protein, which gives rise to MSQPTERAFVRMDGVGHRYDPAPDSPMAVRNIDLEIHRHEFVAVVGPSGCGKSTLLRMVSGLLLPSEGQVSVFGKPVSGPRDDVGIVFQKPTLLPWLNVRKNVLFPLKHKYGRYGRADEQRANELLAMAGLDAFAEKMPDELSGGMQQRVGIVRALLLNPDILLMDEPFSALDAMTREQIGFDLLKIWDEQPKTVLFITHSISEAVLLSDRVLVMSKRPGSVLDLIDIDLPRPRSPDTIKLPEFSALTDRIRKHIYEPAAAAQPSAA